The DNA segment CACGACCCATATGTGTAGAGATGTCTTAACATGCCGAACGCTTGGACATATATCCACTTTTATTTGATTCCATATATATGAGTCTTAACTTAAACCAAAGATAACTTCATACGTTTTAAGTTGCATAACGCATAAGATATGATAAGAAATGTCTTAACGCCGGACGCTGCATGATCAATAATGGATTTCTTTAACTCAAAATTATTTAGCTGtctaatttaatattttaaattTCAAGATACGGCAAATCTAAGATCCACATAACAAAAAGAGCCTTGTCTGGATGTAATGTTTAACATTAATAAATGCCAATATTATCAGATAAACGCTAGCATTCATGCAGATCTTCCCGAATTGATACACTAAAGTTACAGAAGGTCTATAGCTGATGGGAGAGTACGCGATAGTTAACCGTTGATTACATAATTCATTGGTAAACCAATATGCTACAAGTCATTAATCTGTTCTAACATAAGCCTCATGTTTGTATATTAATGTCCAGGCAGACATGGTGGGGAACAGTCAAATGCCTGCAGTATGAGCTGTCGGATTCAAACCCAGAACGTGCAACCAAAATTCTCAGCTACAACAACTCTGAGCCACTGAAACGTACACCTAAATAACACTCAATAAATGATCAAGATCATTGCTATATTTTTTAAAAGCAATACGTCGTAAGTCTTAACTATCGATAGAAGTGATGTTTTTGAGTCATTACAACAAATTATACAAGTGTACACATTTTTGTTAAATTTTCAcactaaatatatatatgaatTATAGTCTACTTGGAGACCCTGATTTCAAGCTAAAAAAATAACTTTAATTTTTATGTAAACTCCATGTAAAATTTTCAGTAATTTAGGCATATTTCTGAATCTCAAATTTGGACTAAAGTTTTATGGAACATTCATtgtaaaataaattttttttctttctaaaaatCAGGATTATGTGTCAGTGATAAAACAAGAAACAAATGTAGGTTGTTTGACCAATCATTCTGGTTGACACACCATGTGCCATAGAAACAAGCTTGTATGTTTAAGATAATTTTATTAGGCTGTATATGAAGACATGTATGGCCCTTTTGACCAGCAGGATAAAAAGTTTATGACatgtcatttttttttattttttccgcCATTTGTCCATGGAGACAAGCCAATGGTTGTTCCTTATCCAATGGACCCCATAACACAAGAGTTGAACAGGTGGGTTGGGGATATGCAAATATACCACATACTTAACATATATCATATTTCCAAAGCAAACATGACTAAAACCAAACCAACGAAGCTAATATGTCGTGTATATTTTATAGTAGAAGTTGTAAATAGCGTTGTCTTTGTCCATTCCCGCTCTAAGAGAAGTTGCTTTAGGTTGGCCTATATATAGAGAGACATTTAGATAAATGAGTATATCTAGTTATCTACTCTTTGAAAGCTTTCAACAAGTTCTCTGGTATTAGCTTCTCATGGCAGCTGCAAATTCATCAATCTTCAAGACATTAAAACAACGGTCAATATTGAGATGTTCAAAGCAACTTCGGGAACAAAAAGCACGAATTTATATCATATGGAGGTGCACCATGTTTCTTATTTGCTCACATGATTAGAGTGAAGAATAGAATAGCTCTAGGAAGATGTTAGTTATAGATGTAACAGTTTGTGTATGTATATAGAAAGAAATGTTTTGTAAGGTGCTTTATATGAATGAGGACATTCTTTCAGTAACTACAATCCATTTTGTGACTATTGGCTGATGTGGATTATTACAATTGATTGTGTGATTTATGATATAATCTGATTGAATTTGATATGTGGGCAAACcttttcaagtttttttttttttgatcggcAAAAGTTTGTTCATTCATCACCAAGAAGATTATACACAGCAGATGTTACCGGTGAGGTTTTAGCAACATACTGCCATTACCTTTGATATTCACCAAAAATAAAAAAGTCATACATGTAACATTACAGGTCAAAAGTTAAAATTCACCCAGGTCTCCCAATTCGTGATCAAGCCCTTTGCTCTACACTTTATCCATGTGAAAGCCAACGATTGTAGTTCTCCAAATATTTTGTCCGCAGCTATTCGTTTTCCAACGAAGTTAACGTCATTCTGAGCCTTCCAAATTACCCAGCATGTCGTTAAGATGATTGATTGAACCAGCTTCTTTTTATGTTCCGACTTCCGAGTCATGCATACTTTTGTAAATCTTGAGGAGGTCTCTAAACTCAAACCTTTTCTAGTTCATATGAAGTTTGGAAACCGATGGAACTATGAACAAGTCAAATGTTCAAATGTTGAAGGGGTCCATGGTTATGCCTTGCAGAACTTTAAACTTCCATATACAAAAAAATGTAATATTTTAAAGGGCTAGTGTGTCGCCTAGGCACaccgtttttttttttattatttttttattttttataaactctcatattaaaaaaaaaaagttacaataATTCATGTGTATAAAAGAAAATTGACGATTAGTGCATATACTTAATTCTTGGATCTTGATTCTCAAACTGTTTATATTGAAAAGGAACGTTTTTTGCACCTTGCGCTTAGGCGACGAGTGATCCCTTTGCATCGTCAGCCTTTAACTACCTAGTTGAGTACAATCTTAAAAACAACCACAACCATACAAAAGGTGGGCTCAGGTGGGCAAAGGTCAGATGCATGTCGAGTTAAAGTTGTACCTAATTCACAATTGATGGCACATGACACAAATGGAATGACAAACTCTTTCATTCATACACAAAATGTGCAAGGAGTTGTTTTTTCTACATAGTTAAGTCGCACATGCACCAAAATGGGTGGTATCTGTCCACATACGAGTCAACATCGTTTTCCACCGATAATTGTTTGAACGATCATTAATGTGAATGTATAGGTGTCATACTTTTTGTGGATCATATGTCAAAAAATCAACTTATTCATCTCTTTGTGAAGACAGATATGACCCCTCGACCATTGGAATGTATGTTTCAGTACTGTTGGCGCTCTGTATAGTATAACGTTTATGATTAATAACTTTGCACTCCAAAATACgaaacaaagtaaaaaaaaaaacataaacgaTAGTTATCACTTTATCGTAATCACCTGGAACCATCAGACTTAGTCTTTGTGATCTGCAGCTGCCATCCTTTTTTATACCACTTGCAGACCTTTTATCTTCACTTTCTTGATACTATTAACACAAATTTGACATCTTTGCTGCTTCCCATTTATCTTCACTTTCTTGATACTTTTAGCACACATTTGATATCCTTGCTGTTTCCCTCTTATCTTTAATTTCTCGGCACTTTTGGGACATAGTTGGTTTCTATGCAGTTCGATTTTTATCTTCACTTTCTTGATACTTTTAGCACAAATTTGACTTCTATGCCGTTTGCCTTGTATCTTCAAGTTCTTGATACTTCTAGCACACACTTGGCGTCCATCTCGTTTGCCTTTTATCTTCAATTTCTTGATACTTTTAGCGCCCACATGACTTCCATGTCGTTTGCCTTTTATCTTCGGTTTCTTGATACTTTTAGCACATATCTGATTTCCATGCAGTTTGCTTTTTATCTTCATTTTCTTGATACTTTTAGCAAACATTTCATTTCCATGTAGTTTGCCTTTTAATTTCACTTTCTTAATACATTTAGCAAACGTTTGATTTCCATATAGTTTTCGTTTTATCTTCACCTGAAATCCATGCAGTTTGCCTTTTATCTTCACTTTCTTGATACTTCTAGTAATATCTGTCCCAGAACTTGAGCCCTTTTCCGAATCAGCTGGCTCAGGCTGTATAGAAGACACTAAAGAGGAACTTGAAGAAGCTAAAACAGACGATATTTTGCTAGATGACGTTTTTCCACCTGGCAGCACCAGCTGGTCCAGTTCCTCTTTTAGCTGTTTCACATCCTGACACTTAACAGATATTTCTCCACTGCACATATCATGTGTATAAATAATGTATAGCAAAACAAGATATACAAGACTACAATGGAAGCTACAACTTACTGTAACAAAGTGACTAAATGACCGCGATCTATGAGGAACTCCTGCAACTGTTATAATAATACAAATTAATTTTCTTCCCAATATAAAAACTATAGCAAGATGGCATTAATCAATTACTACGACTACCTTGGAAATCTCCACTGCTTCTTGTTTCAGTCTATTGGACTCTTCTTCCACCTTTGCCATCCGAGTTTCTGCTTGTACAAGTGCCGCTCTAGCAAATGCTTCGTTTCCTTGCTTCTTTTTTATTGCCGACTTCTTTTTCATTATTGCCGAAGTCAATCTTACCTCCAAGGATCTACTCATctaaaaaaagaacaaaaaaggATCTGATAATAACGATCACCCAGTGACCTCAATGCTAGTTTTGATCAACACTTATTAACAAGTAACAACAGCAGTACCTTATCAAGTAATTCAAGAGATCTATCTCCTTTATCCAATAAACTTGTCACATGAAGCTGAAGCGACTCCATTTTAGTAGATAAAAGTTTCTTATGTACATAAGCTTCTCTAGCAAGCTGCAAAGAACAAGTAAACTCTCCTGTAAATGTGGCACCAACTTCCACAGAAAAATCTGACAGATGCTATTAAATCCTAGGAAACGAGATTAGTCGGTTGCAAGTTACCATGTCATTTTTCTTCTTTACACATTGCTGCCTATCCGTAAGTTCATGCACCTTTAACATAATATCTGAGCAACTGTGATCAGCTTCATGTTTTGCTTGTTCTGCAGCTTTTTCTTCATATTCCACTTTGTTTATTAGGCTGATAACCCAATCAATCTTTGAGTCCATAGTGttctgcaaaaaaaaaacaatggttTTAGTTCTCACATAAAGGTAAAAGTTATCTTCCACAAAAGCATCAAGAAAACAAACGATCAAAATTATAACACTGTACTCATAAAACAAAACGATAATCGTTGCAGGACTTCAAATTATAACTCATCAAGTGGTAACGAATAATCAAATATGTCATTTGTACAAAGACTTCCCCATTAAAAGTTTAAATGCTAGATGTTAAACTAATACAATATGATGGTCAATTACGGTCGATTTTGACAAGGAGATTTAACTCATATTCTTATTTTAAGGCCACCCTTAGTGGAGCCTTATACGGCGCCATATACCACCGTCCAGCCCCATAGTGCCGGGGTACACCGCCCCTGGGCGCTATGAACAAAAATTTTTCCCTCCGTGATATGCATAGCGGTGTGTCATGGTggtttctctctcacacacacatatatacatatggGGTTATGGGGCTTGACCATGGTCTAAAATCTAGAATATTATAGGGTCACTTGAAAAATTTATAACCATTTTCCTACATTATTAAATCAAACTTTGATCTCACAAAATAaattcatctctctctctctctctctacgattagggtttttttttaacaTGCATCATGTGAAAAATGAATTGGTAATATTTATCGAGTTAAATTTCAAGTCAACATAGATTTCTTTCCACTTTGGTTCAATACTAGGTTAAATACTTTTACAAAATAAGTTTTAGGGTTTAACACAGAAAACATTAAACAGATACAGGAGACTAAATGACTAATATAGTTTAATGATAGATTTACCTTCTTATTACGAACATCCTCAATGGAAGCGTCTAGAAGTTGAGTGCCCGAAGTTTGACCTGAACTTGTGGACATATTGTTAAATGtagaatcatcatcatcaggaGTAACCATTTCAACATCAAATGCATTTTTATCAGCTATCATTTTATAGTTCGTCACCGTAATCGATCTGAATAGCGGTTTGATGTGGAAATGCAATCGACGTAGAATTTTTCTAATCAATGAAATGATTCTTGACAAAGCACGTAATTAGTGCAAAATCTGATGTGAACGAAGTAATGACGAAGCTGCAATCGATATAAAACCTCGATAAAACGATAGAATTTGAGTAAATGAAGAGGTGTAGGTGATTTAGTACGACCGATTTTTACCTCGAGACCGCACTCTCTCGGTAATGAGCAAAACTTAATAACGTGTACGCCGATCAGGATTTCAAAACGTTAATTAGGCGATAATGTTTGTATCATATTtaaaagagttaattgctcgaATGGTCCCTGtcgttttctatttttttatccTTAGTCTTCAACTTTTCAAAATATCACGTATGTTCTCTGTGCTCacttgttactcggatagtccgcAGAGTGAATGACAGTTAGTTTTCCCAGTTAATTTAAatgaaatgaccaaattaccctttcttattaaaaataataaaactcaAATAAATCATTTACCCCTCCATCATCACCTCCACcacaccaccactaccaccgtcATCACCTCTAGGGCcggcaattttacacgaatacacgacacgaacctacacgaagttaacaggtattgtgtatggccttaacaggtatcgtgtaccaaacaggtagacacgatATTACCTGTTAATTTTCATGTATAAACAGGTTAAATGCCTGTTTATctgttaatacccgttagtacacgataagaaattaaattaaataaaactcatcagTCATGTGCTtgtgggttccttaattcctttctattttcattcctcattcaattcaaaaaaaataaataaataaaaccctaaactccctctgtaactctcagatagcatgtcgtgttcgtgtttttgttcgtgttaacaggtattaacaggtaattttcgtgtataacagtcgaatagtcatgttaacaggtattaacaggtaattttcgtgtatatcgtgtcgtgttcatgttcatgttcgtgtttgaaaaaaaggacacgataagttatcgtgtcgtgttcgtgtatcggatttcgtgtatcgtgtcttatcgtgtacgggtatacacgatatgccagccctacaCCTCCACCCCCACCTCATCCTCACTTGTTACCGTCCATGCTCATCCCCATTTCGTTTTCAATCTCTCCACCCAATTTGTTAAAATTCTTCAATTTCATCACCCAATTAGTCAAAAATTCTTCCTTTTCAAGATCCTCTGTTTCTTTTTCTAAACCATTATACACATTTATTTCTTTCTAGACTAAACCCACTTCACAATTGATAATTTTCAGTTCTTTTGCACCACACATAttatcaaaattcaaaattttcaagATCCCCTGTTTCTTTCTTCAAATTATTCATTTCAGTTTCTTGAACACATGATCCAAGATTATACATTTATCTCCTTCTAAACCAAACCCACTTCACAATTGACAATTTTCAGTTTTTTTCACCACCCGAtttatcaaaattcaaaattttcaagATCCCCTGTTTCTTTCTCCAAATCATTCTTTGAATCTTTTTAACTTCTTGAACACACGATCCAAGATTACACACTTATTTTTTATTATTCTTCTTACAAATTTGATCCAGAATCACTATTTCCA comes from the Helianthus annuus cultivar XRQ/B chromosome 4, HanXRQr2.0-SUNRISE, whole genome shotgun sequence genome and includes:
- the LOC110937416 gene encoding uncharacterized protein LOC110937416 codes for the protein MIADKNAFDVEMVTPDDDDSTFNNMSTSSGQTSGTQLLDASIEDVRNKKNTMDSKIDWVISLINKVEYEEKAAEQAKHEADHSCSDIMLKVHELTDRQQCVKKKNDMLAREAYVHKKLLSTKMESLQLHVTSLLDKGDRSLELLDKMSRSLEVRLTSAIMKKKSAIKKKQGNEAFARAALVQAETRMAKVEEESNRLKQEAVEISKLQEFLIDRGHLVTLLHGEISVKCQDVKQLKEELDQLVLPGGKTSSSKISSVLASSSSSLVSSIQPEPADSEKGSSSGTDITRSIKKVKIKGKLHGFQVKIKRKLYGNQTFAKCIKKVKLKGKLHGNEMFAKSIKKMKIKSKLHGNQICAKSIKKPKIKGKRHGSHVGAKSIKKLKIKGKRDGRQVCARSIKNLKIQGKRHRSQICAKSIKKVKIKIELHRNQLCPKSAEKLKIRGKQQGYQMCAKSIKKVKINGKQQRCQICVNSIKKVKIKGLQVV